A region of Hippoglossus stenolepis isolate QCI-W04-F060 chromosome 7, HSTE1.2, whole genome shotgun sequence DNA encodes the following proteins:
- the adra2db gene encoding alpha-2Db adrenergic receptor, with amino-acid sequence MDLTQFNLLVGNVSNDENSTDAPLSFPHTQAATALIILVVTVIISVTIVGNVLVIVAVLTSRALRAPQNLFLVSLASADILVATLVIPFSLANEVMGYWYFGSTWCAFYLALDVLFCTSSIVHLCAISVDRYWSVTKAVSYNLKRTPKRIKSMIAVVWIISAIISFPPLLMTKHDERECLLNDETWYILSSCMVSFFAPGLIMILVYCKIYKVAKQRSSTVFVAKNGLERQPSQSETCFVRKDRTETESPSSQDSSNHQQGQGELDDIDLEESCCPSDTKPRNHRFTKRRKVEGSDCCPPQSCRLSWASARASQLYPEQKTPAERPQVAAVNKTKVAQMREKRFTFVLAVVMGVFVLCWFPFFFTYSLHAICRDSCHIPVALFNLFFWIGYCNSSVNPIIYTIFNRDFRKAFKKIVCRTPKRT; translated from the coding sequence ATGGATTTAACCCAGTTCAATCTGTTGGTGGGAAACGTGTCCAACGATGAGAACAGCACGGACGCACCGCTTtcctttccacacacacaggcagccacTGCACTTATCATCCTGGTGGTTACTGTGATTATTTCGGTGACCATTGTCGGAAATGTGTTGGTGATTGTAGCGGTGCTGACCAGCCGCGCTCTCCGTGCGCCCCAGAACCTGTTCCTCGTCTCTTTGGCGTCCGCGGACATCCTGGTGGCCACGCTGGTCATCCCCTTCTCCCTCGCCAATGAGGTTATGGGGTACTGGTACTTTGGAAGTACTTGGTGCGCATTCTACTTGGCTCTGGACGTGCTGTTCTGCACCTCATCCATCGTGCACCTGTGCGCCATCAGCGTGGACCGCTACTGGTCAGTCACCAAGGCGGTGAGCTACAACCTGAAGCGGACCCCGAAGCGCATCAAGTCCATGATCGCTGTGGTGTGGATAATATCTGCGatcatctccttccctcctctcctcatgaCCAAACACGACGAGCGGGAGTGTCTTCTGAACGATGAGACCTGGTACATCCTCTCGTCCTGCATGGTGTCCTTCTTCGCCCCGGGTCTCATCATGATCCTGGTTTACTGTAAGATCTACAAAGTGGCCAAGCAGCGCTCCTCCACCGTATTCGTGGCCAAAAACGGTCTGGAGAGGCAGCCCTCTCAGTCGGAGACCTGCTTCGTCAGGAAGGACCGGACTGAGACAGAGAGCCCCAGCAGCCAAGACTCCAGCAACCACCAGCAGGGCCAGGGGGAGCTGGATGACATTGACCTGGAGGAGAGCTGCTGCCCGTCGGACACCAAACCGCGCAACCATCGCTTCACCAAGCGGAGGAAGGTGGAGGGGTCGGACTGCTGCCCGCCGCAGAGCTGCCGCCTCTCGTGGGCATCGGCCCGGGCGTCGCAGCTCTACCCGGAGCAGAAGACCCCGGCGGAGCGACCCCAGGTGGCCGCGGTCAACAAGACCAAAGTGGCCCAGATGCGGGAGAAGCGTTTCACCTTCGTGCTGGCGGTGGTGATGGGGGTGTTTGTGCTCTGCTGGTTCCCCTTCTTCTTCACGTACAGCCTCCACGCGATCTGCAGAGACAGCTGCCACATCCCGGTCGCACTTTTCAACCTGTTCTTCTGGATTGGCTACTGCAACAGCTCCGTGAACCCCATAATATACACTATTTTCAACAGGGATTTCAGGAAAGCCTTCAAGAAAATTGTATGCAGGACTCCCAAGCGCACATAA